One part of the Bacillus solimangrovi genome encodes these proteins:
- a CDS encoding YjcZ family sporulation protein: protein MSCGCGCGGYGYGVQPARSAGSGFALIVVLFILLIIIGCICFSH, encoded by the coding sequence ATGAGTTGTGGATGTGGCTGTGGTGGTTATGGATATGGTGTTCAACCAGCACGTTCAGCAGGTAGCGGTTTTGCTTTGATCGTAGTATTATTCATCCTATTAATCATCATCGGATGTATATGCTTCTCTCACTAA
- a CDS encoding YjcZ family sporulation protein: protein MAEAGYGGGFALVVVLFILLIIVGCACFAGGYGY from the coding sequence ATGGCAGAAGCAGGATATGGTGGAGGATTTGCTTTAGTCGTTGTATTATTCATCTTGTTAATAATCGTTGGATGTGCTTGTTTTGCTGGTGGATACGGATACTAA
- a CDS encoding alpha/beta hydrolase: protein MIKKFTFFSTILNEERTIRIYVPKRYKVEEHSYPVLYMHDGQNVLNDEEAVGGTSLLLERYFDQHDVEIIVVAIDSKTGEDRINEFCPWVNGEYSRRITGNVSSLGGKGTDYVDFIVKELKPYIDNEFRTLKQQTYMGGISLGGLISTYAMCRYPHIFTRVAAISSAYFRNQEEIEQLIRNTNLSTVDRFYLDCGTKELSHNEAVSREFVISNKAIYEMVKDKISVTHFETINNAEHSYAYFQKRIPSICSFLL, encoded by the coding sequence ATGATTAAGAAGTTTACATTTTTTTCGACGATATTAAATGAAGAGAGAACGATACGTATATACGTTCCGAAACGATATAAAGTAGAAGAGCATTCATATCCAGTGTTATATATGCATGATGGACAAAATGTATTGAACGATGAAGAAGCAGTTGGTGGAACATCTTTATTATTGGAACGTTATTTCGATCAACATGATGTGGAAATTATTGTTGTCGCAATTGATTCGAAAACAGGTGAAGATCGAATAAATGAATTTTGCCCGTGGGTAAACGGTGAATATAGTAGGCGAATCACAGGAAATGTAAGTTCCTTAGGTGGAAAGGGCACTGACTATGTTGATTTCATTGTGAAGGAATTGAAACCTTATATTGATAATGAGTTTCGAACATTGAAGCAGCAAACATATATGGGTGGAATATCATTAGGTGGACTTATTTCAACGTATGCGATGTGTAGATACCCACATATTTTTACTAGAGTTGCAGCCATTTCATCTGCTTATTTTCGAAATCAAGAAGAAATAGAGCAGTTAATCCGAAATACAAACTTATCAACAGTGGATAGATTCTACTTAGATTGTGGAACAAAAGAGTTAAGTCATAATGAAGCGGTGAGTCGTGAATTTGTCATATCTAATAAGGCGATTTATGAAATGGTAAAAGATAAAATTTCAGTCACACACTTTGAAACGATTAATAATGCTGAGCACAGTTACGCTTATTTTCAAAAACGAATCCCTAGTATTTGTTCTTTTTTATTATGA
- a CDS encoding beta-1,3-glucanase family protein has protein sequence MLKKIISVMMVLSMIISPLFSGNIEAAANYQHSVNTLSGTKSQITFTSNVNTSWVDVHYKVNSGVQQNVRMNRSGSTFTQDVNNLKSGDVISYSFTYNNGTPAYNTPTFEGVHGATTVPEPTPEPKPEPKPEPKPEPTPEPKPEPEPTPQPEPTPEPAPVPEPNTDVEPLVIDNFNKWTQWNANKNDLGQAITKNGGTYNLEGEANLYFFFNGGTAGQSFDQYLNRNISNYDTLEISLKGGNGGEEQFINIILNDGTNRSLKLSDYGNLTNAYQTIKIPLSDFQANLNNAKFIRFEGKGTAKIVRINEMKLTSTGTVTQPEPTPEPEPTPEPTPEPEPTPEPEPNPAKIDAYAKIEAESYDSMRGIQTEATTDANGGRNVGWTDNGDYIAFENVDFGTSGAKGIEARVASQSNGGTIEVRLDSPNGNLVGTVAINNTGGWQSWVTKSAAISNVTGTHDVYFVFKGAAGGIGNLNWVTFTKDSVTTPEPKPEPKPEPTPEPKPEPKPEPKPEPTPDPGTIPSGNGVMTFQLQNGTGGQYSDDEIYWAILGYNKETRQLSYVDQNGNLIPSSVSDNDAPGHLTKNGQNYPNYFSKMSDIDWVSMPEIDSGRMFISVGSPMYIKLNMAADGRVGFAGPDLNNPTDPNQDIYFEWIEFTIDQWGYHGNSTRVDQFSFPITTRLLGSGGYDRIVGETYSRDEIFAAFKNEMPAEFQTLVEEPYRIVAPGKGQFKEGGMYANYFDNYVDEVWDYYRTNELNFTTEAGTFNGRVVGDNFVFSKNGGPANLTINGKPTTLQVLECSGPMDTGTPDEKVVEAQLCAALNRGIMYDPANWSNDDAFYQNDTANFYAKFWHDYSIDGLAYGFAYDDVRNFSTLLEHPNPDALIINVGW, from the coding sequence ATGTTGAAAAAAATAATTTCCGTGATGATGGTGTTATCGATGATTATCTCACCATTGTTTAGCGGTAATATTGAAGCAGCAGCTAATTACCAGCATAGTGTTAACACATTAAGTGGAACGAAATCACAAATTACGTTCACTTCGAATGTAAACACGAGCTGGGTTGATGTTCATTACAAAGTAAACTCAGGTGTTCAACAAAATGTAAGAATGAACAGATCGGGATCAACATTTACACAAGATGTTAACAATTTGAAATCAGGAGATGTGATTAGCTACTCATTCACATATAACAACGGCACGCCTGCATATAATACACCTACATTTGAAGGTGTACACGGTGCAACAACAGTTCCGGAACCAACACCGGAGCCGAAACCAGAACCAAAGCCAGAACCTAAACCAGAGCCAACTCCAGAGCCAAAACCAGAACCAGAACCGACTCCACAACCGGAGCCAACTCCAGAACCAGCACCTGTACCAGAACCAAATACAGATGTTGAGCCACTTGTAATTGATAACTTTAATAAGTGGACGCAATGGAATGCTAATAAAAACGATTTAGGTCAAGCAATTACAAAAAATGGTGGAACATACAACCTTGAAGGAGAAGCAAATCTATATTTCTTCTTTAACGGTGGAACAGCAGGTCAATCATTTGATCAATACTTAAATAGAAATATCTCAAACTACGATACGCTAGAAATTTCGTTAAAAGGTGGAAATGGTGGAGAAGAGCAGTTCATCAACATCATTTTAAATGATGGAACAAATCGTTCTTTAAAACTATCAGATTACGGTAACCTTACTAACGCTTACCAAACAATCAAAATTCCATTATCTGATTTTCAAGCAAACTTAAATAATGCTAAATTTATTCGATTTGAAGGTAAAGGAACAGCGAAAATTGTTCGCATTAATGAAATGAAACTTACATCGACTGGAACTGTGACTCAGCCGGAACCAACACCAGAGCCAGAACCGACTCCGGAACCAACACCAGAACCGGAACCGACTCCAGAGCCAGAACCAAACCCAGCGAAAATTGATGCGTATGCAAAAATTGAAGCTGAAAGTTACGACTCTATGCGTGGTATTCAAACAGAAGCAACAACTGATGCAAACGGTGGAAGAAATGTAGGTTGGACTGACAACGGAGACTACATCGCTTTTGAAAATGTTGATTTTGGTACGAGCGGAGCAAAAGGTATTGAAGCTCGTGTAGCTAGTCAATCTAATGGTGGAACAATTGAAGTACGACTAGATAGTCCAAATGGAAATTTGGTTGGAACAGTTGCTATCAATAATACTGGTGGATGGCAATCTTGGGTTACGAAGTCTGCCGCTATCTCAAATGTAACTGGTACACATGATGTGTATTTTGTATTCAAAGGTGCAGCAGGTGGAATTGGAAACTTGAACTGGGTTACATTTACGAAGGACTCAGTTACTACACCAGAGCCAAAACCAGAACCTAAACCAGAACCAACACCAGAGCCAAAACCAGAACCAAAACCAGAACCAAAACCAGAACCGACTCCAGACCCGGGAACAATTCCTTCTGGGAACGGTGTTATGACATTCCAGTTACAAAATGGAACTGGTGGACAATATTCTGATGATGAAATTTATTGGGCTATCCTTGGTTATAACAAAGAAACACGTCAGCTTAGTTATGTAGATCAAAATGGTAACTTAATTCCAAGTTCAGTTAGTGACAATGATGCACCAGGTCACTTAACGAAAAATGGACAAAACTATCCGAACTATTTCTCTAAGATGAGTGACATTGATTGGGTTTCAATGCCAGAGATTGATTCTGGAAGAATGTTTATTAGTGTTGGTAGCCCAATGTATATTAAATTAAACATGGCTGCTGATGGTCGCGTTGGATTTGCTGGACCAGACTTAAACAATCCAACAGATCCTAACCAAGATATTTATTTCGAGTGGATTGAATTCACAATTGACCAGTGGGGTTATCACGGTAACTCAACTCGAGTGGATCAGTTTAGCTTCCCAATTACAACTAGATTACTAGGTTCTGGCGGATATGACAGAATCGTAGGTGAAACGTATTCACGTGATGAAATTTTCGCTGCATTCAAAAATGAAATGCCAGCAGAATTCCAAACATTAGTTGAAGAGCCATATCGAATTGTTGCACCTGGTAAAGGTCAATTTAAGGAAGGCGGCATGTACGCTAACTATTTCGATAACTATGTAGATGAAGTTTGGGATTATTATCGTACAAATGAGTTGAACTTCACGACAGAAGCTGGAACATTCAACGGTCGTGTTGTAGGAGATAACTTTGTCTTCTCGAAAAACGGTGGACCTGCTAACTTAACGATTAACGGAAAACCAACAACACTTCAAGTTCTAGAATGTTCAGGTCCAATGGACACAGGAACACCAGATGAAAAAGTAGTAGAAGCGCAATTATGTGCTGCATTAAACCGAGGAATCATGTATGACCCAGCGAATTGGAGTAATGATGATGCCTTCTATCAAAATGATACAGCAAACTTCTATGCGAAATTCTGGCATGATTACAGCATTGATGGCTTAGCTTATGGCTTTGCTTACGATGATGTAAGAAACTTCAGTACGTTATTAGAACATCCAAACCCAGATGCATTGATCATTAATGTAGGCTGGTAA
- a CDS encoding GNAT family N-acetyltransferase codes for MIIEINNKNKSEAEQILEIQIPSYKVEAELIQFDRIPRLFDTIQDLQECDETFYGYYVEGNLAGFISYMSMDESINICRMVVHPDHFNKGIASALLNHVLTTQKHAKSFIVQTGTANQPAVNLYEKHGFIEHKQDEIAEGIFLTQLIKYSN; via the coding sequence TTGATAATAGAAATAAACAACAAAAATAAATCTGAAGCCGAACAAATTCTTGAGATTCAAATACCTTCATACAAAGTCGAAGCAGAACTTATTCAGTTTGATCGTATTCCAAGGTTATTTGATACGATTCAAGATTTACAAGAATGTGATGAAACATTTTATGGTTATTATGTTGAAGGGAATCTCGCTGGATTTATCTCATATATGAGCATGGATGAAAGTATTAACATTTGTCGAATGGTCGTGCATCCTGACCATTTTAATAAGGGGATTGCTTCTGCTCTACTTAATCATGTTCTTACGACTCAGAAACATGCGAAGTCTTTTATTGTTCAAACAGGAACTGCTAATCAACCTGCTGTTAACTTGTACGAAAAACATGGATTTATTGAACATAAACAGGATGAAATTGCTGAAGGTATATTCCTAACACAATTGATAAAATACTCTAACTAA
- a CDS encoding DinB family protein: MANANEVFGQALVMSLKGERGHIPIERALSDIDAELAGKQIDEVPYTIYQLVKHMLYWQDKFLEFLDGGQPVMPTAVHEMWEEESKPASPEEWKETIERLLKGTDQACEIAMNVQLDDTLNKWPTESKASILRNMASHNSCHLGEIILMRRLFGAWPPVGGGYPA; the protein is encoded by the coding sequence ATGGCTAATGCAAATGAAGTTTTCGGACAAGCTCTAGTAATGTCTCTAAAAGGTGAACGTGGACATATTCCAATTGAAAGAGCACTATCTGATATTGATGCAGAACTAGCAGGCAAACAAATTGATGAAGTGCCTTATACGATCTATCAATTAGTAAAACATATGCTCTACTGGCAAGATAAGTTTTTGGAATTCCTTGATGGTGGTCAGCCAGTCATGCCTACAGCTGTTCATGAAATGTGGGAAGAAGAAAGTAAACCAGCTAGTCCAGAGGAATGGAAAGAAACGATTGAACGTCTATTAAAAGGAACCGATCAAGCATGTGAAATTGCAATGAATGTTCAACTAGATGATACGTTAAATAAATGGCCGACAGAATCGAAGGCAAGCATTTTAAGAAATATGGCATCTCATAATTCATGCCATTTAGGAGAAATCATTTTAATGCGTCGATTATTTGGAGCATGGCCACCTGTTGGCGGTGGGTATCCAGCTTAA
- a CDS encoding retron St85 family RNA-directed DNA polymerase, with protein MSNIASRFLNLPTINNLKDLSLLMNLSEHFLNQLSRNVDYQYKEVKIKKKDGSKRLLACPTQRLKAVQAWILRNILEKLSCDSSATAYIKGYNLKNNAQMHTGSSFFLCLDIKDFFGTIPQKHVYQLFRALGYNEHVSIILSNFCCYKGVLPQGGVTSPILSNLINIRLDRRIQGYVSKRNITYTRYADDITLSANNPDKLIKVKGFVEKIIKNEGYILNENKARFLRPGNLVKITGLVISTDGSISIGRKKKRLLRAKIHKLYFDTNLSKLEKDKLSLHINGWFSFLRSIDPDGLNQLKLYTKKLKQKKIKQKKYKISQKMNKQKEHQLSIF; from the coding sequence TTGAGTAATATAGCAAGCAGATTTTTAAACCTTCCTACTATTAATAACTTAAAGGACCTTTCACTTTTAATGAATTTAAGTGAACATTTCCTTAATCAACTATCCAGAAACGTTGATTATCAATACAAAGAAGTAAAAATCAAAAAGAAAGATGGGTCGAAAAGATTATTAGCTTGTCCAACCCAACGCTTAAAGGCCGTCCAAGCATGGATTCTAAGAAACATATTAGAAAAGTTATCCTGTGATAGTTCAGCAACTGCTTATATTAAAGGATACAATCTCAAAAATAACGCACAAATGCATACTGGTAGTAGCTTTTTTCTATGCCTTGATATAAAAGACTTTTTTGGTACTATTCCTCAAAAACATGTATATCAACTATTTAGAGCTTTAGGTTACAATGAACATGTTTCAATTATTCTTTCAAACTTTTGTTGTTACAAAGGAGTATTACCACAAGGAGGAGTAACTTCTCCTATTCTTTCTAATCTAATTAACATTAGGCTTGATAGAAGAATCCAAGGCTACGTAAGTAAAAGAAATATAACATACACAAGATATGCTGATGATATTACACTTTCAGCAAATAACCCTGACAAATTAATAAAGGTTAAGGGTTTTGTTGAAAAAATTATTAAAAATGAAGGTTATATATTAAATGAAAATAAAGCAAGGTTCTTAAGACCTGGTAATCTAGTAAAGATAACTGGCTTAGTAATATCCACAGATGGCTCTATTAGTATAGGAAGAAAGAAAAAGAGACTTTTAAGAGCAAAAATACATAAATTATACTTTGATACAAACTTAAGTAAATTAGAAAAAGACAAGTTATCATTACATATTAATGGATGGTTCTCCTTTTTAAGGTCCATCGATCCCGATGGACTTAATCAACTTAAATTATATACAAAAAAACTTAAACAAAAAAAAATCAAACAAAAAAAGTATAAAATCTCACAAAAAATGAATAAACAAAAAGAACATCAATTATCAATTTTTTAA
- a CDS encoding cysteine hydrolase family protein produces MSTRAWIVIDYTNDFVSADGALTCGEPAQEMEADITSLTEQAINDGDFVVFAVDVHKENDPYHPETKLYPPHNIAHTEGRLLFGTLESLYQRQRYAHNVYYMDKTRYSAFSGTDLEIKLRERGVTELHLLGVCTEICVLHTAIEAYNKGFDIVIHKNAVASFNEQGHEWALGHFKHALGAKVVE; encoded by the coding sequence ATGAGCACAAGAGCATGGATTGTCATTGATTATACAAATGATTTTGTTTCAGCAGACGGAGCATTGACTTGTGGAGAACCAGCACAAGAGATGGAAGCTGACATTACATCATTAACAGAGCAAGCGATAAACGATGGGGACTTCGTCGTGTTCGCTGTTGATGTACATAAGGAAAACGATCCTTATCATCCTGAAACAAAATTATATCCACCACATAATATTGCTCATACAGAAGGTAGGTTGTTGTTTGGAACATTGGAAAGCCTTTATCAAAGACAACGATATGCACACAACGTATATTATATGGATAAAACACGGTATAGTGCATTCAGTGGAACAGATCTAGAAATAAAATTACGTGAACGTGGAGTAACAGAGCTTCATTTATTAGGCGTGTGTACCGAGATTTGTGTATTGCATACTGCAATCGAAGCTTACAATAAAGGGTTCGATATCGTTATTCATAAGAATGCTGTTGCAAGCTTTAATGAGCAGGGGCATGAATGGGCATTAGGGCATTTTAAGCACGCGCTTGGTGCGAAAGTTGTTGAATAG
- a CDS encoding methyl-accepting chemotaxis protein translates to MKLSIRYKLLLSFAVVLLIPSLLIGYIAFHSAKDKISENYVQNASENITFVSHMLDQIAVPKKADVEYFSSLISINDPMSETFTKFEQYHKLREDVQHVYIGTSSGDMYISPDADLEDGYDPRKRPWYQQALEANDTVITEPYVDAVTGEITVTVARPLHDHSGIIAIDFKLDEISKVINDIEIGKEGYAFILSQDQKLISHPTAEVGKEMEGDWASNLFEQDSGAFSYKEGGQSKELVFYTNDTTQWKIAGTLATNEVNSEAQPILIKTVVVIALSIIVGTFIALTIIRSITKPLQTIKEVAGNVTHGDLRETIHISSKDELGKLSVAFNTMIESLRSILFNINGQANSLTSTSEEFTANTEQASHATDQIAANVQEVTAGIENQSNNITEITNIIQQMTADIHQIAESSRHVTETATEATLAANEGTKSVQTSEEQMHYISEKMNDMKNSVQSLGTRSSEIENIIGVITHIAEETNLLALNAAIEASRAGEAGKGFAVVAQEIRKLANQSSASAEQIKHLIKNIQTEVSQAIQHTNEGTTETAKGLEIVSKTSHSFDNIEKLVESAATQIRQVSDASQHLSNGSEQIINSIEEIRSVSEHNSSNIQTVSAATEEQLASMEEIAASADNLSKMAEELQQAVYQFKFDKE, encoded by the coding sequence ATGAAGTTAAGCATCCGTTACAAGCTACTCTTGTCATTTGCAGTTGTCCTACTCATACCAAGCTTATTAATTGGTTATATTGCCTTTCATAGTGCAAAGGATAAAATTTCTGAGAACTATGTGCAAAATGCCTCAGAAAATATTACTTTTGTCAGTCATATGTTAGATCAAATAGCTGTTCCTAAAAAAGCAGATGTGGAGTATTTTTCATCATTGATATCGATAAACGATCCGATGTCAGAAACATTTACGAAATTTGAGCAATATCATAAATTAAGAGAAGATGTTCAGCATGTATACATTGGGACATCATCAGGGGATATGTACATTTCTCCTGATGCTGATTTAGAAGATGGATATGATCCGAGAAAAAGACCTTGGTATCAACAAGCTTTGGAAGCAAATGATACCGTTATTACAGAACCATACGTGGATGCAGTAACAGGAGAAATTACAGTTACAGTCGCTAGACCATTACATGATCATTCAGGAATTATCGCAATTGACTTCAAATTAGATGAAATTTCTAAGGTTATTAATGATATCGAAATTGGTAAAGAAGGGTATGCATTCATATTAAGCCAAGATCAGAAGTTAATTTCTCATCCGACAGCTGAAGTAGGAAAAGAAATGGAAGGAGACTGGGCTTCAAATTTATTTGAACAAGATTCAGGTGCATTTTCTTATAAAGAAGGTGGACAATCTAAAGAATTAGTCTTCTATACAAATGATACTACTCAGTGGAAAATAGCAGGAACATTAGCTACGAATGAGGTTAACAGTGAGGCACAACCAATCTTAATTAAAACAGTGGTCGTGATTGCGTTATCGATTATAGTTGGAACGTTCATTGCATTAACCATTATTCGTTCGATTACGAAACCTTTGCAAACGATCAAAGAAGTAGCTGGAAATGTTACACATGGTGACTTAAGGGAAACAATTCATATTAGTAGTAAGGATGAGCTTGGAAAGTTGAGTGTTGCGTTTAATACGATGATTGAATCATTACGTTCAATTTTATTCAACATTAATGGTCAAGCCAATTCACTTACTTCGACCTCGGAAGAATTTACAGCAAATACAGAACAGGCGAGTCATGCAACCGATCAAATTGCCGCTAATGTTCAAGAAGTGACAGCAGGCATCGAAAATCAATCAAATAACATTACTGAGATAACAAATATCATTCAACAGATGACAGCTGATATCCACCAAATTGCTGAAAGTTCCAGACACGTAACAGAAACAGCAACCGAAGCAACATTAGCAGCTAATGAAGGTACAAAGTCAGTGCAGACATCTGAAGAACAGATGCATTATATTTCGGAAAAGATGAATGATATGAAAAATTCGGTTCAATCATTAGGTACTCGTTCATCAGAAATTGAAAACATTATCGGTGTGATTACTCATATCGCTGAGGAGACGAATCTACTTGCATTAAATGCAGCGATAGAAGCATCACGAGCTGGAGAGGCAGGTAAGGGATTTGCGGTTGTTGCTCAAGAAATTCGTAAGCTTGCTAACCAATCGTCTGCATCAGCTGAACAAATTAAACACTTAATCAAAAATATTCAAACAGAAGTTTCTCAAGCTATTCAGCATACAAATGAAGGAACAACAGAAACAGCGAAAGGTTTGGAAATCGTTTCAAAAACAAGTCATTCCTTCGATAACATTGAGAAGCTTGTTGAATCGGCAGCTACGCAAATCAGACAAGTATCTGATGCGTCACAGCATCTATCAAATGGTTCTGAGCAAATTATTAATTCAATTGAAGAGATTCGTAGTGTGTCAGAACATAACTCTTCGAACATTCAAACTGTATCAGCAGCAACTGAAGAACAATTAGCATCGATGGAAGAGATTGCTGCAAGTGCAGACAACTTATCAAAAATGGCTGAAGAACTTCAACAAGCCGTGTATCAATTTAAGTTTGATAAAGAGTAA
- a CDS encoding retron St85 family effector protein — MSKNYKESLNKSFNLSMGQKLYELVLPFIQSSMREEFNIFLIGSDIKNKQSLRAKIYNSLENNQNFNIFFPELIFEEQIFQQYHDLLTLENLLAESVDAVVMCVESPGSFTELGAFSNHEQLKNKLVVYLNSKYKKDKSFINLGPAKFLKKHTNSKVIHINPDEEFDIYKKKKLMQAIKSIKNQGSLLRYNLSNPLFAEKFLLALLYVFENLNKYEITEVFNHINSNSSLNNTDKGIPTSCLSILSQRGELIYNSNKKQYTLSAKGRIKLTEEYSNKFIHGKLDNIRVRVLNFKLRKLKMV, encoded by the coding sequence ATGTCTAAAAATTACAAAGAATCTTTAAATAAAAGTTTTAATTTATCAATGGGACAAAAACTTTATGAACTTGTGTTACCGTTTATACAAAGTTCTATGCGAGAAGAATTTAATATTTTTCTCATAGGCAGTGATATAAAAAACAAACAAAGTTTAAGAGCAAAAATTTATAATTCATTAGAAAATAACCAGAATTTCAATATTTTTTTTCCTGAATTAATATTTGAAGAACAAATTTTTCAGCAATACCATGATTTATTAACATTAGAGAATTTGCTTGCTGAAAGCGTTGATGCCGTAGTTATGTGTGTAGAGAGTCCAGGGTCTTTCACTGAGTTAGGGGCTTTTTCAAATCACGAGCAATTAAAAAATAAATTAGTTGTATATTTAAATTCAAAATACAAAAAAGATAAAAGCTTTATTAATTTAGGACCAGCTAAGTTTTTAAAAAAACATACAAACTCTAAAGTAATACATATAAATCCAGATGAAGAATTTGATATTTATAAGAAAAAAAAATTAATGCAAGCTATTAAGTCTATAAAAAATCAGGGCTCATTACTAAGATATAATTTATCAAATCCCCTGTTTGCCGAAAAGTTCCTATTAGCTCTTTTATATGTATTTGAAAACTTAAATAAATACGAAATTACTGAAGTTTTTAATCATATTAATAGTAACTCTTCTCTTAACAATACGGATAAAGGAATACCTACTTCTTGTTTAAGTATTTTATCTCAAAGAGGGGAACTTATATATAATTCGAACAAAAAACAGTATACTTTATCTGCTAAAGGAAGAATTAAGTTAACAGAGGAATATTCTAACAAGTTTATTCATGGTAAACTAGACAATATTAGGGTAAGAGTGTTAAACTTCAAACTAAGAAAATTAAAAATGGTCTAA
- a CDS encoding FliG C-terminal domain-containing protein, producing MGDKMLSREEIDALLMNKNGVEPNEVPDYHEVPEYIEEQLMSLATEKISTYTDSLLVVISNRLLSKIETENIESFQEWQLVLQIDVIRTMALILTGYEPTIKKVNELLSLKNTYTYSNVDWEKRLQLLIQFVSRLSDKVWEGIHKQGSELSTSSLWLYTYLQQERRTIESLHRIAPRDFQVLLRAFLQRYHLSALAILTKNCPHEIRQFVYHNLSSRLRQQLVQEEVIVKEHSENIYDSFKMKLIKLVISLEAKGDIIFLHAPFVNKKNRIE from the coding sequence ATGGGAGACAAAATGTTATCGCGTGAAGAAATTGATGCGTTGTTAATGAATAAGAATGGGGTAGAACCCAACGAAGTTCCAGATTATCATGAAGTTCCTGAGTATATTGAAGAGCAACTTATGAGCCTTGCAACGGAAAAGATATCCACATACACTGACTCTTTACTAGTAGTCATAAGCAATCGACTTTTGAGTAAGATAGAAACAGAGAATATTGAGAGTTTTCAAGAATGGCAGCTAGTCCTCCAAATTGATGTTATTCGAACAATGGCACTTATTTTGACTGGTTACGAACCAACAATAAAGAAGGTAAATGAACTACTTTCTCTAAAAAATACGTATACATATAGTAATGTAGATTGGGAAAAACGACTACAATTGCTTATTCAATTTGTATCACGTTTATCTGATAAGGTATGGGAAGGCATTCATAAACAGGGTTCTGAACTTTCAACATCTTCCCTTTGGTTATATACATATCTACAGCAGGAACGAAGAACGATTGAATCATTGCATCGGATTGCGCCAAGAGATTTTCAAGTATTGTTAAGGGCGTTTTTGCAGAGGTATCATCTATCTGCCCTAGCGATATTAACAAAAAATTGTCCGCATGAAATAAGACAGTTCGTCTATCATAACTTGTCTTCACGCTTAAGACAGCAACTTGTTCAAGAGGAAGTTATTGTGAAGGAGCATTCAGAAAACATCTATGATTCGTTTAAGATGAAGTTGATTAAGTTGGTCATCTCTCTTGAAGCAAAGGGAGACATCATTTTTCTTCATGCTCCATTCGTGAACAAAAAGAATAGAATCGAATAA
- a CDS encoding stage VI sporulation protein F, with translation MGLFGNFEKKTGVKMDKVFQLANSLQNANLQDEKTLRHVIKEVSTLANKPVSKETEEKIVQTILSGNGPKDLSEITKMMGDNKK, from the coding sequence TTGGGTTTATTCGGTAACTTCGAAAAGAAAACTGGAGTGAAAATGGATAAAGTCTTTCAATTAGCCAATTCTTTGCAAAATGCTAACTTACAAGATGAAAAGACATTAAGGCATGTCATTAAGGAAGTATCCACCCTTGCAAATAAACCGGTATCAAAAGAGACAGAAGAAAAGATTGTTCAAACCATTCTAAGTGGAAATGGACCAAAAGATTTATCAGAAATTACAAAAATGATGGGAGATAACAAGAAATAG